From Pleurocapsa sp. PCC 7319:
GGTTTATCTATTAGCTATCTCGCTAATGGTAACTAAATTGCCTTGGTACGTAATCCCAATTTATCCTGGCTTATCATTGCTGATTGGAGCTAGCCTAGCTGCGGCGTGGAAAAAGGGAAAATACCCTTACACATGGAAGATATATCTTAGTTTGATTACGGTGATTTGCTGGGTAGCTAGTGTTTACTTTGGTGTGGTGAGTCAGACATCAACATCAGAAATAGATTTAGCCTTAATTTTAGTAGTGGTGGCAGTTAGTTTTACCTGGGCGACAGTATTACTATGGCGAGCTTCATCCTACTTTATTCCTGTTATTGTTGGTGGCTTTTATCTAGCTCTATTATTGCTATTTAACTCTAGTCATTGGTTATGGGAATTAAATGAGGCTTTTCCTGTGAAACCGGTTGCAGCAATAATTAAACAGTATGCTCCCCCAAACCAGACGATACATACTACATATCCTTATTTTCGCCCATCTTTAGAATTTTACAGCGATCGCCGGCTGATTCCCACTACAGATGAGCAAATCAAGCAATATTGGCAACAAAATCAACCTGTTTATCTGTTGCTCGAGCCTGATGCAATCTCAAAACTTAATTTACAATCCTATCGAACCCTAGGAAATGTTGCTGATGATGTAGGATGGCTATTGATTACTCAGGCTAATTAACATCGAGCAACTGTGGACTTAAAATATGCTTTAGTACATGAATGGTTAACTCCCAAAGCCAAAGGGGGATCAGAATTAGTAGTTCAAGAGATTTTGCAATACATCGATGCCGATCTCTATGCATTGATTGATTTTGAATCTGTTAATCCTGAAAGCTATTTATATCAGCGAGAAATTAAGACTACATTTCTACAGAAATTTCCTAAGGCTCGCGATGGTGTCCAAAAATACTTACCTCTGTTACCCCTGGCGATCGAACAGCTAGATCTCAACCACTACGATGTGATCTTGTCTTCTTCCCATGCCGTGGCCAAAGGCGTATTAACCAATCCGCATCAATTACATATTTGTTATTGTCATACTCCAATGCGATATGCATGGGATCTAACCTTTGATTATTTAAATGGCGATCGCCAGGGTCAAGGCATTCGGGGTCTGATCGCCAGATATATTTTGCATCGCCTACGTCAATGGGATGTAATTTCTGCCAACCGAGTAGATTATTTCATTGCCAATTCTCAACATACAGCTAAACGTATTTGGCGTTGCTATCGTCGTCCAGCTAAGGTAATCTATCCTCCAGTTGATGTAGAAAAATTTGATTTTCAGACGAAAAAGGAAGATTTCTTTCTGACAATTTCTCGATTAGTAAGTTATAAACAAATATGCTTAATCGTCGAGGCGTTTAATCATCTAAATAAACCTTTAGTGATT
This genomic window contains:
- a CDS encoding glycosyltransferase, with protein sequence MDLKYALVHEWLTPKAKGGSELVVQEILQYIDADLYALIDFESVNPESYLYQREIKTTFLQKFPKARDGVQKYLPLLPLAIEQLDLNHYDVILSSSHAVAKGVLTNPHQLHICYCHTPMRYAWDLTFDYLNGDRQGQGIRGLIARYILHRLRQWDVISANRVDYFIANSQHTAKRIWRCYRRPAKVIYPPVDVEKFDFQTKKEDFFLTISRLVSYKQICLIVEAFNHLNKPLVIIGEGSQLDQIRQLAKSHVQVLGWQPHQVVKKYITTAKAFIYAACEDFGIALVEAQACGTPVIAYGKGGALETVKDIRQYPQDGTGLFFGVQQPEALIEAVETFEKLKTKIDPENCRLQASKFSPTIFKKSYLEFIENCYRDWK